The window ACATCCTGGCAATTTTGATTGCGGCTTCATTTGCCTCGGTTCCTGAAGTTCCATAGAAAAATTTGGTCAAATTATCAGGAATTATAGATTTTAGTTTCTGTGAAACTTCTTCACGGATATCAGTATCAAAGGATGGCGCAATGTAAGCAAGTTTATCTGCCTGTTTTTTAATTGCTTCTATGACTCTCTTATTTCCATGGCCCAGATTGGAGCACATCAACTGGGAGGACATATCCAGATATTTATTTCCACCTGAATCTTTAAAATAACATCCCTCAGCCGATACTATTTTTAGCGGATGCCAATCCCTCTGCCTGCTCCAAGTCACAAAGGTATTTTCTGTTGTACTTTTAATATCTTCTATACTTGATTTCACAATGATCAATATTATAATTGTAACTTATATATAAATATTTGTTATTATACGTAAATAATATATCAATATATAGTGTATAATGAATTTATTATATTATATTTTATGTATTTTATGATATTATTTATCTTTAAAAATATAAAAATTTAAAATTAGCCAGAATTAATATATTTACATTAATTATCCTCATCCATGGATATGAAAGATATTGAGATCATAAAAAGCATGATGGCCTTGAAAACGAATAATCTCCAGACTATTGCCGATACGGTAGGCATATCAAAATCTTCAGTACAGAAGAGGATAAAAAAAATGGAGGAGGACCATATAATAAAGGGTTTTATTCCAGAATTAAATGAGGATCTATTGCCTGAAACATCAACTGCCATATCTATGATAAAGGCAAAATATGGGCCGGGTTATGCCGAGGAGATAGGTAAGCAAATTTCACAGATTACTGGGATATGTTCTCTGTATTATATCCTCGGAGATTATGATTTTATGGCTGTAATAAAAGCTAGAGGAAGAAAGGATTTAGAGAGAATAATTAATAGTATTTCAGCAATAGAAAGGGTTGAAAGAAGTAATACCATTACCGTACTTAGCACTATGCTAGAAGACTTAACTCTATTTTACCGCCTAGATTGAATCTATATATTTTAAAGAATTTCGTATAATATATTGAAACAAGCAAGGTTGCACTATTCATTTTGCTAAAAATTTCAATTTAGTGACATTTCCGGGAAGATAGTTATAAACTATTCATTATATTAATTCTAGCGATTATAGGAAACTTCCAAAAAATTCAAAAACCTAATATAAATATCTAAATATTGTAGCATCAAGAATCTACATGTTTCATTAATCTCTAACTCCCGCTATTTTGAGACCCATTCACAGATACATAATTAATCTTGAGGCCATTTCAGACTTGATGATTTATTTTTGTTATTTGCAAGGATATCCCGTGCACTCAAAATGAATATGAGATTGATGATTCTGTGGTGTGAAAGAAATGCAGTTTCCAGAATTAATGTATAAAAAAGTAAGATTGCCCTATTCCAAGTTATAACCTGATTAGTGTGAGGACCCGTTTCAATGAAATCACCAGTAAATGGGCTTGGCGCAGTTGGTGGTAATGCACATTCGGTTAATGAGTATGTCCTAAACTATTCTATTCCTGAAAGAACTGCACTGCTTTATAGTATTTTAAACCAATCAAGAGCGATTGCTGATAGTTTGCCATATGATTAAATTCATGAAAACTATAGCGAGAAAAAAGCGATAATAGTTACAGCTATATTACCTATTTTTACGTCTTCTTATTAAATACAGTGCTGTCAACAAAGCTATAACTGCGCCACTCACTATAGAATACAAATCAATTCTAGAAATTGATATAGGTTTGCTTATTTTCTGGTAGTTCAATTTAACAGTTACATTGTGACCATTCACCACGACTTTATAATGAGTTTTTATTATTCTATAATTGCTTATATTAGTAACAGTAAATGTGTATGTTCCATTTAAAACAATAAACGTAATGTTTTCAGGCGATGCTGTATGTTTAGATATGCCATTGCCAGTAACATACCATGTTATATTGGATGATAATCCTGATTCTACGAAATTAACCTTATATGTTTTTAAAAAGTTTATAGATTTTGATATATCGGAACCATGAACAACAATTATACCAGATGCTGGAGAACCTAAATACTTATTATTCTCAACCTCTATATTAAAATCATACGTTCCATTTAAAACTGGAAAAGTATAAGATGTGTTTTTGGTCTCCCCTGAATTGATATAGATTGATCCATAAGTTAAATTCACAAACCATCCTGTTCCAGGAGAAATTCCGGTAGCCGTAAACGTCAAAGAATAATTTTCCGTGGCTGGAGTTCCTGTATAGATTATGGATATCGTACCAGAAACACCATTTGCAACATATATATAATTGTTTAATGGGTCATATGCTATTGAATTAGGAGACTCGCCAACGCCTATATTTTCTATAATTTTATTTGTTGCACTATCTATTATTGATACATTCGCTGTAGAAGACTCTCCAACGTATATATAATTGTTTAATGGGTCATATGCAATTCCATCTGGAATAGATTGCATGTATATATTTTTAGCCACACTATTAGTTGTGGTATTAATTACTACAACATGCCTACAAAATAATTCCAGAGCATAGATATAGTTGTTAAAAGAATCATAAACTATGTCATCAGTGGCCGATCCTACCGGAATTTCCTTTATTATTGTATTTGTCGTACCATTTATAACAGTGATATTGCCCGAATTCATATGGGTAACATACAGATAGTTGTTTATTGGATTATATGCCACATCTGCAGGGCAATTTTCCACGGTTATGTGTTTAATCAGTTTATTAGTAGATTTTTCCCTAACAGAGACATAGCTATTATGTATCCTAGGAAGATAAACGTATCCATTTGACGGGTCATATGCGGAATAAGGATTGTTCATATTTCCGGATCTTATTGCCCCGTTTGAACTGTTTAACAAATAATACTGACAATTGGTGCCGTTTACAAAACCAACTTCTCTGTTTTCCGGATTATATGAAATACTGTATGGATCTGTCCCAACCTTTATACTTTTTATTATTGTATTTGTTGTGCCATTTAAAACTGTGATATTATCGGACCAGGAATTGTCAACAAATATATGATCATTATGAGGATCATATGTAAAAGCAGTTGGACAGTCGCCTACCATGAGCTTATTTTTTATTTCATTATTCTTTAACATATAGACATTGTTATTTCCAATACTGGAGATATAAACATATTGGTTTATAGGATCATAGAAAATCTGCCTGACCGGTGTGTCAATCGGTATAAAACAAAATGACGGATTCTTTACACCGTATACTCCAACTACTCCCATAAGCATTCCAATTGCATAAGTATAATTGTTTGATGGGTCATATACTGCAGGGCCATTAGCACATTCTACGGACATTGTAGTAATCACATTAAGTGTTGTGGCATTGATTATTGTGAGCCATCCATAGTGAGAGGAACAAGATGTCAGGCCAGAAATGTAAACATGATTATTTGCATATGTGTATGAAACACTTACAGGTGTATAATTAACTTTTATGCTCTTAACAACTTCATTGGTATTTCCGTTTATAATGGAGATATTATTGGAACCATAGTTTACTACAAAAATAAAATTTGATGAATTACTGTATGCAATGCTAACTGGATCTAAGCCTACACCTATATTCTTTATTATTTTATTGGTTGTGGTATTTATAACCGATATGGAGTTTGAACCAGTGGCTATATATATATATATTTATTAGAATTATCATATAAAATCGGACATGTACTTATATTAAGAGATATAGATTTTACAATAGTGCCACTACTAACATTCATAATGTAAACACTTTTTGAAAGTTCACTTGAAACATAAAGATAGTTATTAGAACTGTCATATGCAATGCCAATCGGACACTTCGCGTTTGGGCCATTAAAATTCCCGGGCATTAAAGTATTATTATTCACTTCAAGTGTTGACTTAACATACTCACTGTTATTTTTATTATTGGCGGTACCATATATTTTATATTCATCGTGCATGGTACTTGAAGTCGAAATGTTCTCATTATAAATGCCAGGAGTTGCAATGAATTGAAATGGAGGGGCTATCATTATTATCGCAATAATTATAATCAATACAATAAATATTGACTGTTTTATATTAAACACCCATATATGATTATATAAATTTTTTATATTTATATTTTAAGGTTGTCTAGCATTTCTATCTATATTTAAGTAGTATT of the Ferroplasma sp. genome contains:
- a CDS encoding Lrp/AsnC family transcriptional regulator, producing the protein MKDIEIIKSMMALKTNNLQTIADTVGISKSSVQKRIKKMEEDHIIKGFIPELNEDLLPETSTAISMIKAKYGPGYAEEIGKQISQITGICSLYYILGDYDFMAVIKARGRKDLERIINSISAIERVERSNTITVLSTMLEDLTLFYRLD
- a CDS encoding YncE family protein is translated as MSVECANGPAVYDPSNNYTYAIGMLMGVVGVYGVKNPSFCFIPIDTPVRQIFYDPINQYVYISSIGNNNVYMLKNNEIKNKLMVGDCPTAFTYDPHNDHIFVDNSWSDNITVLNGTTNTIIKSIKVGTDPYSISYNPENREVGFVNGTNCQYYLLNSSNGAIRSGNMNNPYSAYDPSNGYVYLPRIHNSYVSVREKSTNKLIKHITVENCPADVAYNPINNYLYVTHMNSGNITVINGTTNTIIKEIPVGSATDDIVYDSFNNYIYALELFCRHVVVINTTTNSVAKNIYMQSIPDGIAYDPLNNYIYVGESSTANVSIIDSATNKIIENIGVGESPNSIAYDPLNNYIYVANGVSGTISIIYTGTPATENYSLTFTATGISPGTGWFVNLTYGSIYINSGETKNTSYTFPVLNGTYDFNIEVENNKYLGSPASGIIVVHGSDISKSINFLKTYKVNFVESGLSSNITWYVTGNGISKHTASPENITFIVLNGTYTFTVTNISNYRIIKTHYKVVVNGHNVTVKLNYQKISKPISISRIDLYSIVSGAVIALLTALYLIRRRKNR